A single region of the Sorghum bicolor cultivar BTx623 chromosome 7, Sorghum_bicolor_NCBIv3, whole genome shotgun sequence genome encodes:
- the LOC8057807 gene encoding protein WALLS ARE THIN 1, which produces MADAGEGRRVCGMPEKAQLHVAMLALQFGYAGFHVVSRLALNMGISKLVFPVYRNIIALCLLVPFAYFLEKKDRPQLTLNFVIQFFLLALCGITANQGFYLLGLDNTSPTFASAIQNSVPAITFAMAAALRIEKVRLDRRDGVAKVAGTLACVAGASVITLYKGPTIFGPSGGGGGGDKLQLQQVAVAVAAGEKNWTLGCVYLIGHCLSWSGWLVLQAPVLKKYPARLSVTSYTCFFGVIQFLVIAAFMERDADAWKFHSGSELFTILYAGFIASGVAFAVQIWCIDRGGPVFVAVYQPVQTLVVAIMASLTLGEKFYLGGIIGAVLIIAGLYLVLWGKSEERARIARDAAAALVVSGAGDREGLLAAGGGGGGGIRSKAAASAAVTQPLLLPSSTSTDNV; this is translated from the exons ATGCTGGCGCTGCAGTTCGGCTACGCGGGGTTCCACGTGGTGTCGCGGCTGGCGCTCAACATGGGCATCAGCAAGCTCGTCTTCCCCGTCTACCGCAACATCATCGCGCTCTGCCTCCTCGTCCCCTTCGCCTACTTTCTCGAGAA GAAGGACAGGCCGCAGCTGACCCTCAACTTCGTCATCCAGTTCTTCCTCCTCGCGCTCTGCGG catCACGGCGAACCAAGGGTTCTACCTGCTGGGGCTGGACAACACGTCGCCGACGTTCGCGTCGGCGATCCAGAACTCGGTGCCGGCAATCACCTTcgccatggcggcggcgctgcggatCGAGAAGGTCCGGCTGGACCGGCGCGACGGCGTGGCCAAGGTGGCCGGGACGCTGGCGTGCGTGGCGGGTGCGTCCGTCATCACGCTCTACAAGGGCCCCACCATCTTCGgccccagcggcggcggcggcggcggcgacaagctccagctgcagcaggtggccgtggccgtggccgccGGCGAGAAGAACTGGACGCTGGGTTGCGTGTACCTGATCGGGCACTGCCTGTCGTGGTCCGGCTGGCTGGTGCTCCAGGCCCCCGTGCTGAAGAAGTACCCGGCGCGGCTCTCCGTCACCTCCTACACCTGCTTCTTCGGCGTCATCCAGTTCCTCGTCATCGCCGCCTTCATGGAGAGGGACGCCGACGCCTGGAAATTCCACTCCGGATCCGAGCTCTTCACAATCCTATACGCC GGGTTCATCGCGTCGGGGGTGGCGTTCGCGGTGCAGATCTGGTGCATCGACCGCGGTGGTCCGGTGTTCGTGGCGGTGTACCAGCCGGTGCAGACGCTGGTGGTGGCAATCATGGCGTCGCTCACCCTGGGCGAGAAGTTCTACCTGGGCGGCATCATCGGCGCCGTGCTCATCATCGCCGGCCTCTACCTCGTGCTCTGGGGCAAGAGCGAGGAGAGGGCGCGCATCGCcagggacgccgccgccgccctcgtcgTCTCCGGCGCCGGCGACCGCGAGGGGCTCCttgcggccggcggcggcggtggtggtggcatcCGGAGCaaggcggcggcgtcggcggccgTCACGCAGCCTCTGCTGCTGCCGTCCTCCACCTCCACCGACAACGTCTGA